CACTGAAGCGCCCTCCCCGCCCTGCCCGAGCGCAGGAACGGCGAGCGGTCCCTGGCCAATGCCGCTGGACGCCCCGGCGGCGGGCCGAGCCCCCGTTTCAATCGCCTGGAGTTCAACATGCCGTCCCTGAAATCCCTGCTGTCCCTGTCTGCCGCTCTTCTGCTCTCCGTCGCCGCCGCCCACGCCACCGTCCGGACCGAGACGGGCCTGAGCGAGAGCAGGGCCGGCATCACCGAGACCTACCGCCTGAACGTCCCCACCGAGAAGGACCTGAACACCACCGAGATCCGGCTGGTCATCCCGGCGGGCGTCGCCCTCACCCGCTTCCAGGTCACGCCGGGCTTCACGCGCACCGTGAAGAAAAACGCCGACGGCCTGGTCACCGAGGTGATCTGGAAGGGCAAGGTCGCGCCGATGGAATACGCCCGGTTCTTCTTCCAGGCGCGCAACCCCGCGGCGCCCGGCGAACTCAGCTGGAAGGTGTACCAGACCTACAGTGACGGCAGCGTCGTCGCCTGGGACGACACCAACCCCGAGCAGGGTCCCGCCAGCAAAACCACCATCAAGTAACACCCTGCGGGACGGGCGCGCGCCCGTCCCG
This is a stretch of genomic DNA from Deinococcus ficus. It encodes these proteins:
- a CDS encoding DUF1775 domain-containing protein, producing the protein MPSLKSLLSLSAALLLSVAAAHATVRTETGLSESRAGITETYRLNVPTEKDLNTTEIRLVIPAGVALTRFQVTPGFTRTVKKNADGLVTEVIWKGKVAPMEYARFFFQARNPAAPGELSWKVYQTYSDGSVVAWDDTNPEQGPASKTTIK